The following coding sequences lie in one Capsicum annuum cultivar UCD-10X-F1 chromosome 5, UCD10Xv1.1, whole genome shotgun sequence genomic window:
- the LOC107870613 gene encoding LOW QUALITY PROTEIN: MADS-box protein 04g005320 (The sequence of the model RefSeq protein was modified relative to this genomic sequence to represent the inferred CDS: inserted 1 base in 1 codon), with amino-acid sequence MGRGKVELKRIENKINRQVTFAKRRNGLLKKAYELSVLCEAQVALIIFSNRGKLFEFCSTSSMSEILERYHRCSYGDLEAGLSSKDSQNSYQEYIKLKARVEVLQQSQRHILGEDLGQLNKKDLALLERQLDSSLRQIRSKRTQNMLDQLTDLQQKEQSLLEINRSLKLKLEENSXRYMQLRHQPVQSGGFFQPLQCNNNTVPNRNNLGPSNNIEPSAQNATGILPGWML; translated from the exons ATGGGAAGAGGGAAGGTAGAATTGAAGAGAATAGAAAACAAGATAAACAGGCAAGTGACCTTTGCAAAGAGAAGAAATGGACTGCTCAAAAAGGCCTATGAGCTTTCTGTTCTTTGTGAAGCTCAAGTTGCTCTTATCATTTTCTCTAACCGTGGCAAGCTCTTTGAATTCTGCAGCACCTCTAG TATGTCCGAGATACTAGAGAGATACCATAGATGCAGTTATGGTGATCTTGAAGCTGGCTTGTCTTCAAAGGATTCACAG AATAGCTACCAGGAGTATATAAAGCTGAAAGCAAGAGTTGAAGTGCTACAACAATCTCAAAG GCATATACTTGGAGAGGACCTGGGACAATTAAACAAAAAAGATCTGGCACTGCTTGAGCGTCAGCTGGATTCATCTTTGAGGCAAATAAGGTCAAAAAGG ACACAAAACATGCTTGATCAACTTACTGACCTTCAACAAAAG GAACAATCTCTTCTTGAAATCAACAGATCCTTAAAGTTAAAG TTGGAAGAAAACT TTAGATATATGCAGTTGAGACACCAACCTGTACAGTCAGGCGGGTTCTTTCAGCCTCTACAGTGCAATAATAATACAGTCCCAAACag GAACAATCTGGGCCCATCGAATAATATAGAACCATCAGCACAGAATGCTACTGGAATTTTACCTGGATGGATGCTTTGA